The nucleotide sequence TCGTATGGATCATTGACTACTTTAACTCTTTCTCTGATTTCTTCTGAAGAGTGTGTATTCAAGTATTCCAAATCTGCATAGATTCTTTCTGCAGGTACTTTTGGATCATAGACAACTACATTAGCTTGTTCATCCAATAAATGATCAGCAACATAAATGGCAGCAGATTCACGCGTATCGTTTGTATCTTTTTTAAATGCCCAACCATAAAAAGCAATATTTTTACCTGATACAGTATTATATGACTTTTTGATAATTTTATCAGCAAAACGACGTTTTTGGTAATCGTTTAATTGAATCACTTGATCCCAGTATTCAGCTACTTCATCTAAACCATATGATTTAGCAATATATACAAGGTTTAAAACATCTTTTTGGAAACATGAACCACCAAAACCTACAGATGATTTCAAGAATTTTGGTCCAATACGAGAATCCATACCAATTGCTCTTGCAATTTCATCCACATCCGCTTCAGTCACTTCACATAATGCTGACATAGAGTTGATTGATGAAATACGTTGAGCTAAAAATGCATTTGCTGTTAATTTTGATAACTCAGAAGACCAAACATTAGTTTGTAAAACTCTCTCTTTAGGTACCCAAGCTTCATAAATGGCT is from Flammeovirga agarivorans and encodes:
- a CDS encoding nucleotide sugar dehydrogenase — encoded protein: KSTLPVRTAEALKDILSNSESKFKFEILSNPEFLAEGTAIDDLMNPDRVLIGGDDTPSGKEAKNTLSAIYEAWVPKERVLQTNVWSSELSKLTANAFLAQRISSINSMSALCEVTEADVDEIARAIGMDSRIGPKFLKSSVGFGGSCFQKDVLNLVYIAKSYGLDEVAEYWDQVIQLNDYQKRRFADKIIKKSYNTVSGKNIAFYGWAFKKDTNDTRESAAIYVADHLLDEQANVVVYDPKVPAERIYADLEYLNTHSSEEIRERVKVVNDPY